The Streptomyces sp. V4I8 genome includes the window CGACGACGTCATGGACGAGGCGGAGGTGCGGCGGGGCGTCGACAGCGCGAACACCCGCTGGGGCAACTCGGTCGCCGTCCTGACCGGGGACTTCCTGTTCGCGCGTGCCTCGCACATCCTCGCCGACCTCGGGCCCGAGGCGGTGCGGGTGCAGGCCGAGGCGTTCGAGCGACTGGTCACCGGGCAGATCCTGGAGACGGCGGGACCGCAGGACGGCCGGGATCCGGTCGAGCACTACCTCGATGTGCTCAGCGGGAAGACCGGGTCGCTGGTGGCGGTCTCGTGCCGGTTCGGCGCGATGATGTCGGGCGCCGACGAGACGGTGGTCGATGTACTGACCCAGTACGGGGAGCGGCTGGGGGTCGCCTTCCAGCTGGCGGATGACGTACTGGACATCGCGAGCGACTCCCATGAGTCCGGGAAGACGCCGGGTACGGATCTCCGGGAGGGGATTCCGACGCTGCCGGTGCTGCGGTTGCGGGAGCGGGCCGAGCGGTTGGGGCTGGCGGAGGA containing:
- a CDS encoding polyprenyl synthetase family protein; translation: MTVVGPFGLSVRDQALEADVQAGLAAVEEGLLEATKSEVPFITEAAQHLVRAGGKRFRPLLVMLAARFGDRYAPGVVPSAVVVELTHLATLYHDDVMDEAEVRRGVDSANTRWGNSVAVLTGDFLFARASHILADLGPEAVRVQAEAFERLVTGQILETAGPQDGRDPVEHYLDVLSGKTGSLVAVSCRFGAMMSGADETVVDVLTQYGERLGVAFQLADDVLDIASDSHESGKTPGTDLREGIPTLPVLRLRERAERLGLAEDIALCELLDSDLSDDARLAEALAQLRVHPALEQARRDTVRYAEDARAALAPLPDIDAKAALMELCDAVVHRAG